The following are encoded in a window of Pan troglodytes isolate AG18354 chromosome 4, NHGRI_mPanTro3-v2.0_pri, whole genome shotgun sequence genomic DNA:
- the PRR16 gene encoding protein Largen isoform X4: MPKKVVDQIDTLTSDLQLEDEMTDSSKTDTLNSSSSGTTASSLEKIKVQANAPLIKPPAHPSAILTVLRKPNPPPPPPRLTPVKCEDPKRVVPTANPVKTNGNLLRNGGLPGGPNKIPNGDICCIPNSNLDKAPVQLLMHRPEKDRCPQAGPRERVRFNEKVQYHGYCPDCDTRYNIKNREVHLHSEPVHPPGKIPHQGPPLPPTPHLPPFPLENGGMGISHSNSFPPIRPATVPPPTAPKPQKTILRKSTTTTV; encoded by the coding sequence GTGGTTGACCAGATTGACACCCTGACCTCTGACCTACAGCTGGAGGATGAGATGACTGACAGCTCCAAAACGGACACGCTGAATAGTAGCTCAAGTGGCACAACAGCCTCCAGCCTAGAGAAGATCAAAGTGCAGGCTAATGCACCGCTTATTAAACCCCCAGCACACCCATCTGCTATCCTCACGGTCCTGAGAAAGCCAAaccctccaccacctcctccaaGGTTGACACCTGTGAAGTGTGAAGACCCCAAAAGGGTGGTTCCAACTGCCAATCCTGTAAAAACCAATGGCAACCTTCTACGAAATGGAGGCTTACCAGGTGGACCTAACAAAATTCCAAATGGAGATATCTGCTGCATACCCAACAGTAACTTGGACAAGGCTCCAGTCCAGCTTCTGATGCATAGACCTGAAAAAGACAGATGTCCCCAGGCAGGGCCTCGAGAACGAGTTCGGTttaatgaaaaagtacagtacCATGGCTATTGTCCTGACTGTGATACCCGGTATAACATAAAAAACAGGGAGGTCCACTTACACAGCGAACCTGTCCACCCACCAGGAAAGATTCCTCACCAaggccctcccctccctcctacACCCCATCTCCCTCCTTTCCCACTAGAAAATGGGGGAATGGGAATAAGCCACAGTAACAGCTTCCCCCCTATCAGACCTGCAACTGTGCCTCCTCCCACTGCACCAAAACCACAGAAGACGATCTTGAGGAAGTCAACCACTACAACCGTGTGA
- the PRR16 gene encoding protein Largen isoform X5, with the protein MTDSSKTDTLNSSSSGTTASSLEKIKVQANAPLIKPPAHPSAILTVLRKPNPPPPPPRLTPVKCEDPKRVVPTANPVKTNGNLLRNGGLPGGPNKIPNGDICCIPNSNLDKAPVQLLMHRPEKDRCPQAGPRERVRFNEKVQYHGYCPDCDTRYNIKNREVHLHSEPVHPPGKIPHQGPPLPPTPHLPPFPLENGGMGISHSNSFPPIRPATVPPPTAPKPQKTILRKSTTTTV; encoded by the coding sequence ATGACTGACAGCTCCAAAACGGACACGCTGAATAGTAGCTCAAGTGGCACAACAGCCTCCAGCCTAGAGAAGATCAAAGTGCAGGCTAATGCACCGCTTATTAAACCCCCAGCACACCCATCTGCTATCCTCACGGTCCTGAGAAAGCCAAaccctccaccacctcctccaaGGTTGACACCTGTGAAGTGTGAAGACCCCAAAAGGGTGGTTCCAACTGCCAATCCTGTAAAAACCAATGGCAACCTTCTACGAAATGGAGGCTTACCAGGTGGACCTAACAAAATTCCAAATGGAGATATCTGCTGCATACCCAACAGTAACTTGGACAAGGCTCCAGTCCAGCTTCTGATGCATAGACCTGAAAAAGACAGATGTCCCCAGGCAGGGCCTCGAGAACGAGTTCGGTttaatgaaaaagtacagtacCATGGCTATTGTCCTGACTGTGATACCCGGTATAACATAAAAAACAGGGAGGTCCACTTACACAGCGAACCTGTCCACCCACCAGGAAAGATTCCTCACCAaggccctcccctccctcctacACCCCATCTCCCTCCTTTCCCACTAGAAAATGGGGGAATGGGAATAAGCCACAGTAACAGCTTCCCCCCTATCAGACCTGCAACTGTGCCTCCTCCCACTGCACCAAAACCACAGAAGACGATCTTGAGGAAGTCAACCACTACAACCGTGTGA